A section of the Paramisgurnus dabryanus chromosome 4, PD_genome_1.1, whole genome shotgun sequence genome encodes:
- the LOC135735516 gene encoding uncharacterized protein, translating into MRADICITRVSYSHSLAEMKTSRVSALIYVLLFSQTIIYGDVIEMKVRPGDNITLHCDRPVNRYIAWIRNCSHEHQPSLIIDYNMIYRDTLQHFSFLKNPNINSFDLHITNITVSDLGLYYCAEHEKKVNKDDKGIIYSSDVYHYGNKKTQLSLAVSSGPFTTVSLPPPVSDCFLCWTLLVSVCVVCFLLCFICFYCLCQKKPTDGGTDHKEKIKSRNTSESNDDEEVCYASLEVKTRRQKRPKKKQQQSSDFSIYAPVRTDTIQNF; encoded by the exons ATGAGAGCTGATATCTGCATCACCAGAGTCAGTTATTCACACTCACTCGCTGAGATGAAGACATCAAGAGTTTCCGCACTTATAT ATGTTTTATTGTTCAGTCAGACAATTATCTATGGAGATGTCATCGAGATGAAGGTCAGACCAGGAGACAACATCACTCTTCACTGCGACCGTCCTGTAAATCGTTACATTGCATGGATAAGAAACTGCTCTCATGAACATCAACCCTCTCTCATAATAGATTATAACATGATTTACAGAGATACGCTCCAACACTTTAGCTTTCTTAAAAACCCCAACATTAATTCTTTTGATCTACATATTACTAACATTACAGTCTCTGATCTGGGACTGTACTACTGTGCTGAACATGAGAAAAAGGTCAATAAAGATGATAAAGGCATTATATACTCATCTGATGTGTACCATTATGGAAACAAAAAAACGCAACTTTCTCTTGCTG TGTCTTCTGGACCCTTCACCACCGTCTCTCTTCCTCCTCCTGTATCAGACTGTTTCCTCTGCTGGACGCTACTGGtcagtgtttgtgttgtgtgttttctcCTCTGCTTCATCTGTTTCTACTGCCTCTGTCAAAAGAAACCTACAG ATGGTGGAACTGATCACAAAGAAAAGATAAAAAGTAGAAACACCTCTGAG AGTAATGATGATGAAGAGGTGTGTTATGCTTCCTTGGAGGTGAAAACCAGAAGACAGAAACGACCCAAGAAGAAACAACAGCAGAGTTCAGACTTCAGTATTTATGCTCCGGTCAGAACAGACACAATACAAAACTTCTGA